The following proteins are encoded in a genomic region of Stegostoma tigrinum isolate sSteTig4 chromosome 2, sSteTig4.hap1, whole genome shotgun sequence:
- the LOC125449088 gene encoding anterior gradient protein 3-like — translation MVTNGVAMIEYIFGSTTPLESQLSPNSTQLGFVVTWRSNRNPPPRMAAVSLSLLVLLAAVSSCLARGPSQKAVSPPSKSGSAEGKKCPPSLSRGWGDEINWVQTYEEGLHKARKSNRPLMVIHHLEDCQFSQALKQAFAQNEEIQKMAKEDFVMLNLVFETNDSNLSPEGQQYVPRIMFVDPSLTVRADIKGNYSNRKYAYEPKDIDLLIANMKTARNILKNEL, via the exons ATGGTGACCAATGGGGTAGCAATGATCGAGTATATATTTGGGAGCACAACACCTCTCGAATCACAGCTCAGTCCTAACAGCACTCAGCTCGGATTCGTTGTTACCTGGCGCAG TAATCGGAATCCCCCACCAAGAATGGCTGCAGTTTCGCTGTCCCTGCTAGTGTTGCTGGCGGCTGTCTCAAGTTGTCTGGCCAGAGGTCCATCTCAGAAGGCTGTCAGCCCTCCGTCAAAAAGCGGGAGTGCAGAAGGGAAGAAATGCCCTCCCAGTTTATCCAGAG GATGGGGCGACGAAATTAATTGGGTTCAGACCTACGAGGAAGGACTACACAAAGCAAGAAAGAG TAACCGACCGTTGATGGTTATCCACCACTTGGAAGATTGCCAATTCAGTCAAG CCTTGAAGCAGGCATTTGCTCAGAATGAGGAGATTCAGAAAATGGCAAAAGAAGACTTTGTTATGCTTAATCTTGTG TTTGAGACAAATGACAGCAACTTGTCACCTGAAGGACAACAGTATGTTCCGAGGATAATGTTTGTCG ATCCTTCCTTAACAGTGAGGGCAGATATCAAAGGGAATTACAGTAACCGTAAATATGCCTATGAGCCTAAAGACATTGACCTCT